The Streptomyces sp. NBC_01244 genome contains a region encoding:
- a CDS encoding RNA-guided endonuclease InsQ/TnpB family protein — MQLRYSFRLYPNGPQRSALARAFGCSRVVYNDAFRARETARAEGAPFPKTGDLSTLLITEAKKTGERSWLGEVSAVVLQQSLRDLDAAYRNFFDGLKGKRPRMGGPRLKSRKDNRQAVRFTANARWKITAGGGLSLPKIGEVRVKWSRALPCVPSTVAVIKDASGRYFASFVVYTGEDETLPGVAGQVGIDLGLTHFAILSDGTKIDSPRFLRRAEKKLKREQRRLSRKAKGSNNRTKARIKVTRAHARVADARREFHHQLSTKIIRENQAVAVEDLAVKGLARTRMAKSVHDAGWSAFLAMLEYKAARYGRTFHRIGRFEPTSQVCSQCGVKDGPKPLHIRDWECLACGAVLDRDINAAVNVAKAAGLAVSACRARVRPGPVPAQRGEAGTRRDGQLTVVGIPSL; from the coding sequence GTGCAGCTGCGATACAGCTTTCGCCTGTACCCGAACGGTCCTCAGCGCTCGGCGCTGGCAAGGGCGTTCGGGTGCTCACGGGTGGTCTACAACGATGCGTTTCGCGCACGTGAGACCGCCCGCGCCGAGGGTGCGCCGTTCCCGAAGACCGGGGACCTTTCCACGCTGCTGATCACCGAGGCGAAGAAGACCGGCGAACGCTCCTGGCTCGGCGAGGTATCCGCCGTCGTGCTCCAGCAGTCCCTTCGAGACCTCGACGCCGCGTACCGGAACTTCTTTGACGGCCTCAAGGGCAAGCGCCCGCGGATGGGTGGACCCCGGTTGAAGTCCCGCAAGGACAACCGGCAGGCCGTACGGTTCACCGCCAACGCCCGTTGGAAGATCACGGCCGGCGGTGGCCTGTCGTTGCCGAAGATCGGCGAGGTCCGGGTCAAGTGGTCCCGCGCCCTCCCGTGCGTGCCGTCCACGGTGGCCGTGATCAAGGATGCGTCCGGAAGGTACTTCGCCTCGTTCGTGGTCTATACGGGGGAGGATGAAACGCTGCCTGGGGTGGCTGGTCAGGTCGGCATCGACCTGGGGCTCACGCACTTTGCGATCCTCTCGGACGGCACGAAGATCGACAGCCCACGTTTCCTGCGCCGGGCGGAGAAGAAACTGAAACGGGAACAGCGGCGACTGTCCCGCAAGGCCAAGGGCAGCAACAACCGGACCAAGGCCCGCATCAAGGTCACCCGCGCTCACGCCCGGGTTGCCGACGCTCGGCGCGAGTTCCACCACCAGCTTTCAACGAAGATCATCCGCGAGAACCAAGCGGTTGCCGTTGAGGACCTGGCAGTCAAAGGACTCGCCCGAACGCGCATGGCCAAGTCCGTCCACGATGCCGGATGGTCGGCGTTCCTCGCCATGCTGGAGTACAAGGCCGCCCGGTACGGGCGCACCTTCCACAGAATCGGCCGGTTCGAACCGACCTCTCAGGTGTGCTCGCAGTGCGGCGTCAAGGACGGCCCCAAGCCACTGCACATCCGCGACTGGGAGTGCTTGGCGTGCGGGGCCGTCCTTGACCGGGACATCAACGCGGCGGTCAACGTCGCCAAGGCTGCCGGACTGGCAGTGTCAGCCTGTCGAGCGCGGGTAAGACCGGGACCTGTCCCGGCACAGCGCGGAGAAGCAGGAACCCGCCGAGACG